One part of the Saprospiraceae bacterium genome encodes these proteins:
- a CDS encoding CoA pyrophosphatase yields the protein MLNIDQIKFQLKEPLPGKAAHLRLAPFAARLNYAIPDDVHIAAVLILIYERNQEYYFPLITRQSNHPADKHKGQIALPGGRKDPADIDTQATALRECVEEIGISEDQVEILGALSPIYIPVSYHHVYPYVAYYHGKPEFNLQQTEIYALHEIQLSELQIPDYRKNIELITTEGPLREVPAIQIGDLVIWGATGMILEEFSELVNRL from the coding sequence ATGCTGAATATTGATCAAATAAAATTCCAATTAAAAGAACCTTTACCTGGCAAAGCTGCACATTTGAGACTGGCACCTTTTGCAGCCCGATTAAATTATGCTATCCCAGATGATGTGCATATAGCTGCTGTTTTAATCTTAATTTACGAACGAAATCAAGAATATTATTTTCCTTTAATCACACGACAGTCAAATCATCCTGCAGATAAACATAAAGGACAAATTGCATTACCTGGAGGTCGCAAAGATCCTGCAGACATAGATACTCAAGCCACAGCATTACGAGAATGTGTTGAAGAAATCGGCATCTCTGAAGATCAGGTTGAAATTCTTGGAGCTTTAAGTCCTATTTACATTCCGGTTAGTTATCATCATGTCTATCCTTATGTGGCATATTACCATGGCAAACCAGAATTTAATTTACAGCAAACAGAAATTTATGCCCTTCATGAAATTCAATTATCAGAATTACAAATTCCTGATTACCGTAAAAATATAGAATTAATAACCACGGAAGGTCCATTGCGTGAAGTCCCGGCTATTCAAATAGGAGATCTTGTCATATGGGGAGCCACAGGTATGATTTTGGAAGAGTTTTCGGAACTTGTAAATAGGCTGTAG
- the tmk gene encoding dTMP kinase gives MKKNLFIAFEGIDGSGKSTQAKRLARLLENAGHKVYSTFEPTDNPIGKMIRDIFNHKMEADHRTIAGLFVADRLDHLLNKSNGILKKLDEGYTVITDRYYFSSYAYHGTHMAMDWVIQANALSAELLRPNLNIYIDISPEISMQRIQSGRNSTELYETLENLRNVREKYIEAFEKLKTQEQIFIVDGNQSPEIIGQNIWIKLNTLIGI, from the coding sequence ATGAAGAAAAATTTATTTATAGCATTTGAAGGCATTGATGGAAGTGGAAAAAGCACTCAGGCAAAACGATTAGCAAGACTTTTAGAAAATGCAGGACATAAAGTTTACAGCACCTTTGAGCCAACGGATAATCCGATTGGTAAAATGATCCGGGATATTTTCAATCATAAAATGGAAGCAGATCACCGCACTATTGCAGGATTATTTGTGGCAGATAGACTAGATCATTTATTAAATAAATCAAATGGTATATTGAAAAAATTGGATGAAGGATATACTGTCATTACCGACCGATATTATTTTTCATCTTATGCATATCACGGCACTCACATGGCCATGGACTGGGTAATTCAGGCCAATGCCCTAAGTGCTGAACTACTACGTCCAAACCTAAATATTTACATTGATATCAGTCCTGAAATCAGTATGCAACGCATTCAAAGTGGGCGAAATTCTACAGAACTTTATGAAACACTGGAAAATCTTAGGAACGTACGAGAAAAATACATAGAAGCATTTGAAAAGCTTAAAACTCAAGAACAGATTTTTATAGTCGATGGTAATCAGAGTCCGGAAATTATTGGACAAAACATTTGGATAAAACTTAATACCTTAATTGGAATTTGA
- the murA gene encoding UDP-N-acetylglucosamine 1-carboxyvinyltransferase — MGSDCFEVIGGHKLKGELQPQGAKNEALQILCATLLTDQPVTIHNIPDILDIRHLIQLIGGLGVKVSKHDTHSYTFQASDIDLEYFGTHEFQNNARKIRGSVMLLAPLLARFKRAVLPKPGGDKIGRRRLDTHFLGLQKLNAQFVFDESKSEYKITADHLTGAYILMDEISVTGTANVLMAATLAKGTTTIYNAACEPYIQQLCKMLIRMGAKISGLSSNLLVVEGVEKLQGTSHTLLPDMIEIGSFISLAAMTQSELKIKNAGVQHLGIIPFVFERMGITLKIQGDDILIPAQEEYEIQSFMDGSIMTIYDAPWPGFTPDLMSALLVMAIQAKGSVLIHQKMFESRLFFVDKLIDMGAQIILCDPHRATVIGLNRKYQLKGIEMTSPDIRAGVALLIAAMSASGKSKIHSIHQIDRGYENIDQRLNAVGAEIVRN; from the coding sequence ATGGGATCAGATTGTTTTGAAGTGATTGGTGGACATAAACTCAAAGGAGAATTGCAGCCACAAGGCGCCAAGAATGAAGCCTTACAAATATTGTGTGCAACTTTACTAACGGATCAGCCGGTGACGATTCACAACATCCCTGACATTTTAGATATCCGACATTTGATACAATTAATTGGAGGATTGGGAGTAAAAGTAAGTAAACACGATACTCATAGTTATACTTTTCAGGCATCAGATATTGATCTGGAATATTTTGGGACCCATGAATTTCAGAACAATGCAAGAAAAATAAGAGGTTCCGTAATGTTGTTGGCACCATTATTAGCTAGATTTAAACGAGCTGTATTACCAAAACCAGGAGGTGATAAAATTGGTAGAAGACGATTGGACACGCATTTTCTAGGTTTGCAAAAGTTAAATGCACAATTTGTATTCGACGAATCTAAATCAGAATATAAAATCACGGCAGATCATCTCACTGGAGCTTATATTTTAATGGATGAAATCTCTGTCACAGGCACTGCCAACGTACTTATGGCTGCTACGCTTGCAAAGGGAACCACCACTATATATAATGCTGCCTGCGAGCCTTATATTCAGCAACTTTGTAAAATGCTCATACGAATGGGTGCCAAGATTTCTGGATTAAGTTCGAATCTATTGGTTGTAGAAGGTGTAGAAAAATTGCAAGGTACGAGTCATACTTTATTGCCGGACATGATCGAAATCGGTAGTTTTATCAGTTTAGCGGCTATGACACAATCTGAATTGAAAATTAAAAATGCAGGTGTACAACATTTAGGAATAATCCCATTTGTTTTTGAAAGAATGGGCATAACATTAAAAATCCAAGGTGATGATATATTAATACCTGCACAAGAAGAATATGAAATTCAAAGTTTTATGGATGGCTCCATTATGACTATATACGATGCACCCTGGCCAGGATTTACACCCGATCTTATGAGTGCCTTATTGGTGATGGCAATCCAGGCAAAAGGCAGTGTATTAATTCATCAAAAGATGTTTGAATCCCGCTTGTTTTTTGTAGATAAACTCATCGATATGGGTGCCCAGATTATCCTTTGTGATCCACATCGAGCTACGGTCATTGGTCTCAACAGAAAATACCAATTAAAAGGAATCGAAATGACTTCTCCAGATATACGTGCAGGAGTTGCATTATTAATTGCAGCTATGTCGGCATCGGGAAAAAGTAAAATTCATTCTATACATCAGATTGATCGCGGTTATGAAAACATAGATCAACGATTGAATGCGGTAGGAGCAGAAATAGTAAGGAATTAA
- a CDS encoding tyrosine-type recombinase/integrase: protein MTPKPPIDLQNESQQSHFKNATKALPRKVRIQHIFHKNSDCCGIYFQYDKEIIEFIKSLPGLFYSKTYRCYYFFYEDNRFKECIESFHNAGIFPDYRGLSLSIKKRVENNIKLTNSTILNSNKTDCYESSKNFADQFGNYLEQLRYSSSTVKTYKNALFVFLNSMNKNPAEIQNVDLEIFNQEYILKQGYSVSYQNQVVNALKLYFEKYQNKLLDINQLERPRKSSRLPKVIDKKQVEQLLKTIANKKHQMALSLIYSLGLRAGELINLKIKDINGNQKTVTIRHGKGDKDRVVPISEKMLIFLRNYYKIYKPKIYLIEGQFEGMPYSIRSLALVFRAQSERILGPNNFTLHSLRHSFATHNLEAGVDLRYIQELLGHKSSKTTEIYTHVSIRSLKNIKSLTDDFEL, encoded by the coding sequence ATGACACCTAAACCCCCTATTGATTTACAAAATGAATCACAGCAATCTCATTTCAAAAATGCTACAAAAGCTTTACCCCGAAAAGTTAGAATTCAACATATCTTCCATAAGAATTCCGATTGTTGTGGCATTTATTTCCAATACGACAAAGAAATCATAGAATTTATAAAGAGTTTACCAGGACTATTTTATAGTAAAACCTACCGATGTTATTATTTTTTTTACGAAGATAATCGATTTAAAGAGTGCATTGAAAGTTTCCATAATGCTGGAATATTTCCAGATTACCGAGGACTTAGCCTTAGCATTAAAAAAAGAGTAGAAAATAATATAAAATTAACAAATTCAACCATATTAAATTCAAACAAAACGGATTGTTATGAAAGCAGTAAAAACTTTGCAGATCAATTCGGCAACTATTTAGAGCAATTGCGTTACAGTTCATCGACTGTTAAAACATATAAAAATGCATTGTTTGTTTTTTTAAATAGTATGAATAAAAATCCTGCAGAAATACAAAATGTAGATCTTGAAATTTTTAATCAGGAGTATATATTAAAACAAGGATATTCAGTCTCTTATCAAAATCAGGTGGTGAATGCTTTGAAACTATATTTTGAAAAATATCAAAATAAATTATTAGATATAAATCAATTAGAGCGTCCCAGAAAATCAAGTCGATTGCCAAAAGTAATAGATAAAAAGCAAGTGGAACAATTATTAAAAACGATAGCAAATAAGAAACATCAAATGGCACTCAGCTTGATATATAGTCTTGGTTTGAGAGCAGGTGAACTGATCAATTTAAAAATCAAAGATATCAACGGAAATCAAAAAACGGTTACTATAAGACATGGCAAAGGGGACAAGGACAGGGTAGTTCCAATTAGTGAAAAAATGCTAATATTTCTCCGAAATTACTACAAGATATACAAGCCAAAAATATATTTAATAGAAGGTCAATTTGAAGGAATGCCTTATTCAATAAGAAGTTTGGCCTTAGTTTTCAGGGCACAAAGTGAACGGATATTAGGTCCGAACAATTTTACATTACATAGTTTAAGGCATAGTTTTGCTACTCATAATTTGGAAGCTGGAGTTGATTTAAGGTATATCCAAGAATTACTAGGACATAAATCCAGCAAGACAACTGAGATATATACCCATGTGAGCATCCGTAGTTTAAAAAACATTAAAAGCCTGACCGATGATTTTGAATTATAA